The sequence taggggtaacatgagggggaacttctttactcagagagtggtagctgtgtggaatgagcttccagtgaaggtggtggaggcaggttcgtttttatcatttaaaaataaattggatagttatatggatgggaagggaatggagggttatggtctgagcgcaggtatatgggactaggggagattatgtgttcggcacggactagaagggtcgagatggcctgtttccgtgttgtaattgttatatggttatatggttatatgccagATTATTTTCAGTTGTGCAACTTGGATCAAGGGAGCAGTACATGCCTGCCCTCTGGAGGACTACATGAGTAAATGCCACACTCAAACGGAATGTGGTTAGAAGTTATTGCAGATTCCAACTGAAAATACAAGGTGAAGAAAGATACTTGGGTCCACCATaggaatccaacctttctgtcctgggcctcctccatggccatagtgAGCAAACCAACTAATTGGTTTGGGCTAATAATATACATAGAATCTTTTAGGATTCTCCTTTAACTAAGTTGTCAGCACTACCTCGTGTCctatttctttccctctcaatctccctctTTTGAGGTGTTATCAGGTGTCATCAAATATCAATATGGTTCTTATATGGATATGGTTATCCAACCTTTATCGCCAATTAAAGTTCAAAATATTTGGTTAACACTCTTTATTAAATCAAGTCAATAAGAAAATAAATCATAAAACCTTCATGTGCTGTAACTGCGACAGGGATACCAAATACACTCACATATCAGGGACTCCTTCAGGATCAACCCCACAAACGCCATTTATTGCATCATCAACATGTCTCATTACAATAGATGTGTGAATCTCACACAGTGCCCTGTTTTATAGAATGCCATCAGGCTGTGCAATCATCTGGTGATGTACTCAACTACTACCATTGGTTATCCAGTCCTTGAACAGCTTTTGTTTACTGCACTGAGCAATTTTCGCAGATGAAATTTCATTAACTTCTATACTACAGGTATTTGATTCCTAAACATTCCCAACGTGTTTGTAAGACAAGTCAATTAATATgaccatctcctcccctccattaatgCCTCACTACATTCTTGTGATATTTTGGCTGCTGAAGCCCCCCTATATGATAGCACTATATTCCATACAGTCATTACAACCACTGTGGTGCCAGTCTTTAATATGGGGCAATCTACTTTATATTAATAGAGGGTTACTGTAACCAATTTTCCTGTTCCTGTATTCATCGGACAAAACGCCGAACCACACAGGCATCAAACCAAACCCTTCCATTTAAGAATTGAAACCAGAGACCCACTGATATAAGGGTTAGGTTTCCAGATAAACAGCAAGACTGATAAACATTTACTTACAAACATAATTTGACACTGACACTGACTTTGACCATTTGCTTTGAACTGGTAAAGGGGAGAAATGTCATCCTGTTCCTGTCTTAAAAACAAACAAAGTAATGATTCATACATTTCATGCATTTGAGGAAGACAAATATTATCGTCAGTATGACGTAGGTACTAAGGATTATTTGCATCGCAAAGATGGACTCGGGATCGGTGAAACTTCTGTGTTTCCTCTTTGCGAGGCCGAGCAACAACCTAATCCCAGCCACCATTTGGCCTTGCCGCCAACAGTAATAAGTCCCAATGTCATTCAGCTGAAAGGCACGGATAACCAGATGATTACCATGATCAATATACAACCTCATGCTGCTGTTGACACCCATCATGTACTCCTGCCTGTAGAGCTGTCGGTGCCCCTTATCCCAGGCTACAGCTTCCTCTGCTCTAGCCCCTGGACAGGCGAGAATCAAAGGTTCTGCAATGACTTGGAAGTGGGTCTGCACTGGGACTTTGGGAATCTTTTTATTCTTGTCATTGGTAAAACCAAACAGTTCAAAGATGAACTTCTGCCCTTCAATGGAGGGGTAACGTGTTGCGCACGGCGTGAAACAGCTTCGTACCAAGATCTCCGTTTTTCTCTTCTTCAGGATGTTCCGGTATCTGCGGGggactgcagcagagccacaggAAACGATGTCAGGCATGGCCTTCTTGTACCTGAAATAGAGGTAAGGGCTGCGGAAGTAACACAAGCCAACACGTCGTtgctcccctctcaccccacatCGATCACATCTGGTCCAATCCCAGTACAACGTAAAGATCTTGTAGGTCTTAGTCTCCACGTCCAGTTGAGGCTTCAGCTTCCCCTCTTGGAAGCTTATGTGTGCTTTTTTATAACTCTGCACGTCAATGTCATAACCATAAAAATAATCACCCTTCAC is a genomic window of Leucoraja erinacea ecotype New England chromosome 27, Leri_hhj_1, whole genome shotgun sequence containing:
- the LOC129710230 gene encoding Ig-like V-type domain-containing protein FAM187A — translated: MLPEHFVLLFTPILWALPAYASEFVIEEKEDIFKVQSCPAFLMFLNAAYLADMTFELPCLCKPENVKSVVWYYQEKLGKGHTKVLTDFNGTKILDTTQLPSGSAISSRFSILMFSLVVFNSRPQDSGHYMCGSVKGDYFYGYDIDVQSYKKAHISFQEGKLKPQLDVETKTYKIFTLYWDWTRCDRCGVRGEQRRVGLCYFRSPYLYFRYKKAMPDIVSCGSAAVPRRYRNILKKRKTEILVRSCFTPCATRYPSIEGQKFIFELFGFTNDKNKKIPKVPVQTHFQVIAEPLILACPGARAEEAVAWDKGHRQLYRQEYMMGVNSSMRLYIDHGNHLVIRAFQLNDIGTYYCWRQGQMVAGIRLLLGLAKRKHRSFTDPESIFAMQIILSTYVILTIIFVFLKCMKCMNHYFVCF